The Ralstonia wenshanensis genome includes a region encoding these proteins:
- a CDS encoding alpha/beta fold hydrolase, with translation MAESLSALSVDGIEAWITTPDGRLHARQWGGPLDDAAKPPIVLLHDSLGCVALWRDFPQHLAQSTGHAVIAYDRLGFGQSDAFAGPLDPGFIQHEAYGGFAALTEQLGVDRFIVFGHSVGGGMAVSIAAAYPGRCAGLITESAQSFVEEQTREGIRVAQAQFAQPGQMSRLERYHGSKAQWVLDAWVNTWLSPAFAQWCLDDALLAVRSPVLALHGTEDEYGSTAQPERIVTLAGAPATLKLVQRCGHVPHREQEAAVLDAVNAFLPTLA, from the coding sequence ATGGCTGAGTCGCTTTCCGCGCTTTCGGTGGATGGGATCGAGGCATGGATCACCACACCCGATGGCCGGCTCCATGCCCGGCAATGGGGCGGCCCGCTTGATGATGCCGCCAAACCGCCCATCGTGCTGCTGCACGATTCGCTCGGCTGCGTAGCGCTGTGGCGCGATTTTCCGCAGCACCTGGCGCAGTCAACCGGGCATGCGGTCATCGCCTACGACCGGCTTGGCTTTGGCCAATCCGACGCCTTTGCGGGCCCGCTCGATCCGGGCTTCATTCAGCATGAAGCGTATGGTGGCTTTGCCGCGCTAACCGAGCAGCTTGGCGTGGACCGCTTCATCGTCTTCGGCCACAGCGTCGGCGGCGGCATGGCCGTGTCGATTGCGGCGGCGTATCCGGGCCGCTGCGCGGGGTTGATCACCGAGTCGGCGCAGTCGTTCGTGGAGGAGCAAACGCGCGAGGGCATCCGCGTTGCCCAGGCACAGTTTGCCCAGCCCGGCCAGATGAGCCGGCTCGAGCGGTACCACGGCAGCAAGGCGCAATGGGTGCTGGATGCGTGGGTCAACACGTGGTTGTCACCAGCGTTTGCGCAGTGGTGCCTGGACGACGCGCTGCTTGCCGTGCGCAGCCCCGTGCTGGCGCTGCACGGTACCGAAGATGAATACGGCTCGACTGCGCAACCCGAGCGCATCGTCACGCTGGCCGGCGCGCCCGCCACGCTCAAGCTCGTGCAGCGTTGCGGACACGTGCCGCATCGGGAGCAGGAGGCCGCTGTGCTGGATGCGGTCAACGCGTTCCTCCCCACATTGGCCTGA
- a CDS encoding recombination-associated protein RdgC, whose protein sequence is MWFKNLQLHRLPAPWAVTPEQLEKWLAPHAFQPGNSVEKQTSGWASPREDGALVYSNNGQMLLTFRAEKKLLPASVINQVTKARALELEEQQGFKPGRKQLRELKEQVTDELLPRAFSIRRDTRVWIDTANGWLVIDAASQAVADDVRGLLVKSIDQLPLTNVHVAHSPVAAMTEWLLSGEAPGGFTVDQDAELRSTGEGGATVRYVGHALEAEDMRRHIEAGKQCMRLAMTWDDRVSFVLTPSLLIKRVTPLDVIKEAEDPTAQNDDERFDSDVTLMTGELARMLTDLVDSLGGDQLDAAQQAKAA, encoded by the coding sequence ATGTGGTTCAAAAACCTTCAGCTTCATCGCCTGCCGGCGCCTTGGGCCGTTACCCCTGAACAGCTTGAAAAGTGGCTGGCACCCCACGCGTTTCAACCGGGCAACAGTGTAGAGAAACAGACCTCCGGCTGGGCGTCGCCACGCGAGGATGGCGCGCTCGTGTATTCAAACAACGGGCAGATGCTGCTGACCTTTCGCGCAGAAAAGAAGCTGCTGCCGGCGTCCGTCATCAACCAAGTGACCAAGGCTCGGGCGCTCGAGCTGGAGGAGCAGCAGGGTTTCAAGCCCGGTCGAAAGCAACTGCGCGAACTCAAGGAACAGGTGACCGACGAGCTGCTGCCGCGCGCGTTCAGCATTCGGCGCGATACGCGGGTGTGGATCGATACGGCAAACGGCTGGCTGGTGATCGATGCGGCTTCGCAGGCGGTGGCCGACGACGTGCGCGGCCTGCTCGTGAAGTCGATCGACCAGTTGCCGCTCACCAATGTGCACGTGGCACATTCGCCGGTGGCTGCCATGACGGAGTGGCTGCTGTCTGGCGAGGCGCCCGGCGGCTTCACCGTCGACCAGGACGCCGAGTTGCGCTCGACGGGTGAGGGCGGCGCCACCGTCCGATACGTTGGCCACGCGCTCGAAGCCGAAGACATGCGTCGTCACATCGAAGCCGGCAAACAGTGCATGCGCCTCGCCATGACGTGGGACGACCGGGTTTCCTTCGTGCTCACGCCGTCACTCCTGATCAAGCGCGTGACACCGCTCGACGTGATCAAGGAAGCCGAAGACCCCACCGCACAGAACGACGACGAACGCTTCGACTCCGATGTCACACTCATGACGGGCGAGTTGGCGCGGATGCTGACCGACCTGGTCGACAGTCTGGGGGGCGATCAGCTCGATGCCGCGCAACAGGCCAAGGCGGCCTGA
- a CDS encoding helix-turn-helix domain-containing GNAT family N-acetyltransferase, giving the protein MDFIEAPTQSREQTIRELREISRKLVRELGFMRNTLAESDLPPSAVHAILEIAGTPGIQARDLAERLRLDKSSTSRQVTRLESAGLVERRTCADDARSSELHLTKDGQQLRRKIDTFASSQVSNALRHLTPADQQRLVASLSQYVSALADDNDHKPAQAPADAGPQIVQGYVPGCIGDIASLHGRFYAQHWGFGVFFERRVAKELADFAQTLPDANKALWLCVENGRSLASLAIDGNADTRVAHLRWFIVDDSLRGTGIGRKLMSQAMRFVDARFDETYLNTFKGLDAARHLYESFGFQLTQEEAGTQWGSTVTEQQFRRRKPG; this is encoded by the coding sequence ATGGACTTCATTGAAGCGCCCACGCAATCACGCGAGCAGACCATCCGCGAGCTGCGAGAGATTTCCCGCAAGCTCGTTCGCGAACTCGGCTTCATGCGCAACACGCTGGCCGAGAGCGATCTGCCCCCGTCAGCCGTTCACGCCATTCTTGAGATTGCCGGCACGCCCGGCATCCAGGCACGCGACCTGGCTGAACGCCTGCGGCTGGACAAATCCAGCACCAGCCGTCAGGTCACCCGGCTCGAATCCGCCGGGCTGGTCGAACGCCGCACCTGCGCCGACGACGCCCGATCTTCCGAGCTGCACCTCACCAAAGACGGCCAGCAACTGCGGCGCAAGATCGACACCTTTGCCTCCAGCCAAGTCTCCAATGCGCTGCGCCACCTGACCCCGGCAGATCAGCAACGACTGGTTGCATCGCTGTCGCAATACGTCAGTGCGCTGGCCGATGACAACGACCACAAGCCCGCGCAAGCCCCCGCCGATGCCGGCCCCCAGATCGTGCAAGGCTACGTGCCCGGCTGCATTGGCGACATCGCCAGCCTGCATGGCCGGTTCTACGCGCAGCACTGGGGCTTTGGCGTGTTCTTCGAGCGCCGCGTCGCCAAGGAACTCGCCGACTTTGCGCAAACCTTGCCTGACGCCAACAAGGCACTTTGGCTATGCGTGGAAAACGGCCGCAGCCTTGCATCCCTCGCCATTGACGGAAACGCGGACACGCGCGTTGCACACCTGCGCTGGTTCATCGTGGATGATTCACTGCGGGGCACCGGCATTGGCCGTAAGCTCATGTCGCAAGCCATGCGCTTTGTCGATGCGCGCTTTGACGAGACCTACCTCAACACCTTCAAGGGCCTGGATGCCGCCCGCCACCTCTACGAATCGTTCGGCTTTCAACTCACGCAGGAAGAGGCCGGCACGCAGTGGGGCAGCACCGTAACCGAACAGCAATTCCGCCGCCGCAAACCGGGCTGA
- a CDS encoding GGDEF domain-containing protein, which produces MYVDLLTLYLLAVGILLASSGMLFWEHRTNPRRSKALRLLAAGFATLALGCTAVLFRHVVQGATGAALCNLIMLCGYLLVLSGVAALNERQYRGAAAGVLIGMALVWAIWGAQWQGILWNYVSAIPIALVSAMTAHEMWRSDAMKPLRPRQLVVVVTTLHAALYLARGIALPGLVSAFGPAMQPLASKLTMIEGVLYAMVLPMTLLKLIRDEAHGQLLSESQTDYLTRLGNRRWFFERGERLIERIGSNRPVAMLVFDLDRFKAINDRYGHQAGDTVLKVFAEIAQGVLGPDVMLARIGGEEFAALLSGDDARHARTRGEAVAKCFAEAVQRRSDSAGILATVSIGMAQFDADLPSLAEGLAAADKALYRAKSLGGNRLEVAQPARQVDETVFS; this is translated from the coding sequence ATGTACGTCGATCTTCTTACCCTTTATCTCCTTGCCGTCGGAATCCTGCTCGCCAGCTCTGGAATGCTGTTCTGGGAGCATCGGACCAATCCTCGCCGCAGCAAGGCGTTGCGCCTGCTGGCGGCCGGGTTTGCGACGCTCGCGCTCGGGTGCACGGCCGTGCTGTTCCGCCATGTAGTGCAGGGCGCGACGGGCGCTGCACTCTGCAACCTCATCATGCTGTGCGGCTATCTGCTCGTGCTGTCGGGCGTGGCGGCGCTGAACGAGCGGCAGTATCGCGGCGCCGCAGCCGGCGTGCTCATCGGCATGGCCCTGGTCTGGGCGATCTGGGGCGCGCAGTGGCAAGGCATCCTGTGGAACTACGTCAGCGCGATTCCGATTGCGTTGGTCAGCGCGATGACGGCTCACGAAATGTGGCGTAGCGATGCCATGAAGCCGCTGCGCCCGCGACAACTCGTGGTGGTTGTGACGACGCTGCATGCCGCGCTCTACCTTGCCCGCGGGATCGCGCTGCCAGGGCTGGTGTCGGCATTCGGGCCGGCCATGCAGCCGTTGGCCAGCAAGTTGACGATGATCGAAGGCGTCTTGTACGCGATGGTGTTGCCGATGACGTTGCTGAAGCTCATCCGGGACGAGGCCCACGGCCAGCTTCTGAGCGAATCGCAGACGGACTACCTGACCCGCCTTGGCAATCGCCGCTGGTTCTTCGAACGGGGCGAACGCCTGATCGAACGCATTGGCAGCAACCGGCCCGTCGCCATGCTCGTGTTCGATCTTGACCGGTTCAAGGCCATCAACGACCGCTACGGGCACCAGGCCGGCGACACCGTTCTCAAGGTGTTTGCGGAAATTGCGCAGGGTGTGCTCGGCCCCGACGTGATGCTTGCGCGCATTGGCGGCGAAGAATTCGCCGCGCTGCTGTCGGGCGATGACGCCCGCCATGCCAGAACGCGGGGTGAGGCCGTGGCCAAGTGCTTTGCGGAGGCGGTCCAACGCCGTAGCGACAGCGCCGGCATTCTGGCGACAGTCAGCATTGGCATGGCCCAGTTCGACGCCGACCTGCCCTCGCTGGCGGAAGGCCTGGCTGCGGCAGACAAGGCGCTCTATCGTGCCAAATCGCTGGGCGGCAATCGGCTTGAAGTCGCGCAGCCTGCCAGGCAAGTCGACGAGACGGTGTTCTCGTAA
- a CDS encoding lipocalin-like domain-containing protein produces MTEHDTKLHGSWRLVSFETELQETKERTQPWGADPQGSLIFGADGRMMVLLTAKVREPGNTDEKLAALFRTIVAYTGRYRVEDDRFITKVDACWNEAWNGTEQERFYTLDGDRLEVHTAWMPNPLVSENAMGRGVLGFRRE; encoded by the coding sequence ATGACTGAGCACGATACGAAGCTGCACGGCAGCTGGCGGCTGGTGTCTTTCGAGACCGAGCTTCAGGAGACAAAGGAGCGCACGCAACCCTGGGGCGCCGACCCCCAGGGTTCACTGATCTTCGGCGCTGACGGACGCATGATGGTGCTCCTCACCGCAAAGGTGCGCGAGCCGGGAAACACAGACGAGAAGCTGGCGGCGCTGTTCCGCACGATCGTGGCTTACACCGGGCGGTATCGGGTCGAGGACGATCGGTTCATCACGAAGGTCGACGCGTGCTGGAATGAAGCCTGGAACGGCACGGAGCAGGAACGGTTCTATACGCTGGATGGAGACAGGCTGGAGGTACACACCGCCTGGATGCCGAATCCGCTGGTGTCTGAAAATGCAATGGGCAGAGGTGTGCTCGGATTCAGGCGCGAATAA
- a CDS encoding YdeI/OmpD-associated family protein: MANPTLSFINQEAWEAWLETHGEAAAGVWLRIAKRSAEQATVSYAEAVESALCYGWIDGQKQSEDEHHWLQRFTPRTAKSIWSKINTAKAEALISAGRMRPSGLRAVDLAKQDGRWEAAYSSASTSTVPDDLQQALDANPKAKQFFATLNGQNRYAILFRIQNVKKVETRAKKIAQFIDMLNKGETLHP, encoded by the coding sequence ATGGCGAATCCAACTCTTTCCTTCATCAACCAGGAAGCCTGGGAAGCCTGGCTGGAAACCCACGGCGAGGCTGCGGCCGGCGTCTGGCTCCGCATCGCAAAGCGGTCGGCTGAGCAAGCCACCGTGTCTTATGCAGAGGCCGTTGAGAGCGCTCTTTGCTACGGATGGATTGACGGGCAAAAACAGTCGGAGGACGAGCACCACTGGCTGCAGCGGTTCACGCCCAGAACCGCCAAAAGCATCTGGTCAAAGATCAACACCGCCAAGGCCGAAGCGTTGATCAGCGCCGGGAGGATGCGCCCGTCAGGGCTTCGCGCAGTCGATCTGGCCAAGCAAGACGGGCGTTGGGAGGCAGCCTACTCGTCTGCAAGTACATCAACCGTGCCCGATGACCTGCAGCAGGCCCTGGACGCCAACCCGAAAGCCAAGCAGTTCTTTGCCACCCTGAATGGCCAGAACCGGTACGCGATTCTGTTCAGGATCCAGAACGTGAAGAAGGTTGAGACGCGCGCAAAGAAGATCGCTCAATTCATTGACATGCTGAACAAGGGCGAGACGCTTCATCCTTAG
- the mdtD gene encoding multidrug transporter subunit MdtD, whose amino-acid sequence MQTASTPAAPQNTSQKAMLWIVFAGFFMQALDTTIVNTALPSMARSLGEKPLDLKSVVVAYTLTMAMLTPASGWLADKFGTRRVYFSAILIFVLGSVFCAMAHTLPQLVIARVLQGIGGSMLLPIGRLAVLRNIPGEQYIAALAFVSVAGQVGPLLGPALGGWLVQDVSWHWIFLINVPVGFVGLFAVRRYLPQDAVRAVAPFDWLGCGLLSLCMVAFSLALENGAQSPWSAALIAVSVVSALLYIPHARRRVAPLFQLALFREPNFSIGLVGNLFCRIGSGAVPFLLPLLFQLQLGYSPLHSGLLLLPIAIAGMLAKRWVVPLVNRFGYDVFLQVNTWVVGVSIASFAAMAPGWPLALSIVQLSVFGWANSMQFAAMNSITLKGLSHQDAGSGNSLFSMVQMLAIGLGVSIGGGLVSLFSVKLGVAAPAYRLAFFTMGVVTVFSAWIFRRLDAKPAPLRAKNVDAKAVQAR is encoded by the coding sequence ATGCAGACCGCTTCAACTCCCGCCGCCCCGCAGAACACCTCTCAAAAGGCCATGCTGTGGATTGTCTTTGCCGGCTTCTTCATGCAGGCGCTCGACACAACGATCGTCAATACCGCGCTGCCATCGATGGCGCGCAGCCTCGGTGAAAAGCCGCTCGACCTGAAATCGGTGGTGGTGGCCTACACGCTGACCATGGCCATGCTGACGCCAGCATCAGGATGGCTGGCGGACAAGTTCGGTACGCGGCGCGTTTATTTCAGCGCGATCCTGATCTTCGTTCTGGGTTCAGTGTTCTGCGCGATGGCGCACACGCTGCCGCAGTTGGTGATCGCGCGCGTGCTGCAAGGGATTGGCGGATCGATGCTGTTGCCGATTGGCCGACTCGCGGTGCTGCGCAATATTCCGGGCGAGCAGTACATCGCCGCCTTGGCCTTCGTGTCGGTGGCGGGGCAGGTTGGCCCCCTCCTGGGGCCGGCGCTTGGCGGCTGGCTCGTGCAGGATGTCTCGTGGCACTGGATTTTCCTGATCAACGTACCGGTGGGTTTCGTTGGGCTGTTTGCGGTCCGGCGCTATCTTCCTCAAGACGCCGTGCGCGCCGTGGCGCCATTCGATTGGCTTGGCTGCGGGCTGCTGTCGTTGTGCATGGTGGCCTTCTCGCTGGCGCTCGAAAACGGCGCGCAGAGCCCCTGGAGCGCAGCGCTGATCGCTGTGAGCGTGGTCAGCGCGCTGCTCTACATTCCGCACGCAAGGCGGCGTGTGGCGCCGCTGTTCCAGCTTGCGCTGTTTCGCGAACCGAACTTCAGCATTGGGCTCGTCGGCAATCTGTTTTGCCGCATCGGTTCGGGCGCTGTGCCCTTCCTGTTGCCGCTGCTGTTCCAGTTGCAGCTTGGCTATTCGCCGTTGCATTCGGGGTTGCTGCTATTGCCGATTGCCATTGCCGGCATGCTCGCCAAGCGTTGGGTCGTCCCGCTCGTGAACCGCTTCGGATATGACGTGTTCCTGCAGGTCAACACCTGGGTCGTTGGCGTCTCGATTGCCTCGTTTGCGGCCATGGCGCCGGGCTGGCCGCTGGCGCTGTCGATCGTGCAACTGTCAGTGTTTGGATGGGCGAATTCGATGCAGTTTGCAGCCATGAACAGCATCACGCTCAAAGGCTTGTCGCATCAGGATGCCGGCAGCGGCAACAGCTTGTTCTCGATGGTGCAGATGCTCGCAATCGGCCTGGGCGTATCGATCGGGGGCGGGCTTGTCAGCCTTTTCTCGGTCAAGCTTGGTGTGGCCGCGCCGGCTTATCGGCTGGCGTTCTTCACCATGGGCGTCGTGACCGTGTTTTCTGCGTGGATTTTTCGCAGGCTCGATGCCAAGCCCGCGCCGCTCCGTGCCAAGAACGTAGACGCCAAGGCTGTTCAGGCGCGCTAA
- a CDS encoding dihydrofolate reductase family protein, giving the protein MTRVRVAGFTISIDGYGAGPDQDIDHPLGIGGMDLHQWLVTTRTFQRNLFGKDGGTTGVDDDFAARSFRNVGAWILGRNMFGPIRGDWPDDHWKGWWGDNPPYHVPVFVLTHYARAPIEMEGGTTFHFVTGGAQEALDRAREAAGGKDVRIGGGASTIRQYLREGLIDELHIAISPILLGRGEPLFEGIDLRALGYTCVESVASEKATHVVLQRSSHTRV; this is encoded by the coding sequence ATGACACGCGTTCGCGTTGCGGGCTTCACCATCTCGATTGACGGATACGGCGCAGGTCCGGATCAGGACATCGACCATCCGCTCGGCATTGGCGGGATGGACCTACACCAGTGGCTTGTCACAACGCGCACGTTCCAGCGGAACCTGTTCGGCAAGGACGGCGGCACCACTGGCGTTGACGATGACTTTGCCGCCCGTAGTTTCCGGAACGTCGGGGCGTGGATTCTCGGGCGCAACATGTTCGGCCCCATTCGCGGGGATTGGCCCGACGACCACTGGAAAGGATGGTGGGGCGACAACCCGCCATATCATGTTCCCGTTTTCGTGTTGACCCACTACGCGCGTGCGCCCATCGAGATGGAGGGCGGCACGACGTTCCACTTCGTCACAGGCGGCGCTCAAGAAGCGCTCGACCGTGCGCGCGAGGCCGCTGGTGGAAAAGATGTACGAATCGGCGGTGGCGCGAGCACCATTCGGCAGTACCTGCGGGAGGGCTTGATCGATGAACTGCATATTGCGATCTCGCCAATTCTGCTTGGCCGTGGGGAACCCCTGTTCGAAGGCATCGACTTGCGAGCGCTGGGCTACACGTGCGTTGAATCCGTAGCGTCGGAAAAGGCGACGCACGTTGTCTTGCAGCGCTCATCGCATACGCGCGTTTAA
- a CDS encoding branched-chain amino acid aminotransferase, which yields MNNVVESAISIEKRPDPVPAEERARLLENPAFGRVFTDHMATIRYTEGKGWHDAKIGAHGPIQCDPSTLVLHYAQEIFEGMKAYRLPDGGGALFRPEANARRFQNSAKRLAMPALPEDLFLQAVRELVKLDRDWIPSGQGSSLYLRPFMIATEVVLGVKPSAEYLFCVIACPVGAYFKGDASSGVTIWVSDNYTRAAPGGTGEAKCGGNYAASLVAQAEATREGCDQVVFLDAVERKWIEELGGMNVFFVFDDGSLQTPPLTGTILPGITRDSLITLARGMGLTVREEPYSIDQWQADAQSGRLREAFACGTAAVVTPIGKVKGHKHNFTIGDGKAGELTTKLKAALVDLQNGRAPDPHGWLDRLF from the coding sequence ATGAACAACGTTGTCGAATCGGCCATTTCGATCGAGAAGCGCCCGGACCCTGTTCCGGCGGAAGAGCGCGCGCGCCTGCTGGAAAATCCCGCTTTCGGCCGCGTCTTCACGGATCACATGGCCACCATCCGCTACACCGAGGGCAAGGGCTGGCACGACGCCAAAATCGGCGCGCATGGCCCGATCCAGTGCGATCCGTCCACGCTGGTGCTGCACTACGCGCAGGAAATCTTCGAGGGCATGAAGGCCTACCGCCTGCCGGATGGCGGCGGTGCGCTGTTCCGTCCGGAGGCGAATGCGCGCCGGTTTCAGAATTCGGCCAAGCGCCTGGCAATGCCCGCGCTGCCGGAAGATCTCTTCCTGCAGGCCGTGCGCGAGCTGGTCAAGCTCGATCGCGACTGGATTCCGTCGGGCCAGGGCTCGTCGCTGTACCTGCGCCCTTTCATGATCGCCACCGAAGTGGTGCTGGGCGTGAAGCCGTCGGCCGAGTACCTGTTCTGCGTGATTGCCTGCCCGGTGGGTGCGTACTTCAAGGGCGACGCATCGTCAGGCGTCACCATCTGGGTGTCGGACAACTACACCCGCGCCGCGCCCGGCGGCACGGGCGAGGCCAAGTGCGGCGGCAACTACGCTGCCAGCCTGGTCGCCCAGGCTGAAGCCACCCGCGAGGGCTGCGACCAGGTCGTCTTCCTCGACGCGGTGGAGCGCAAGTGGATTGAAGAGCTGGGCGGCATGAACGTGTTCTTCGTCTTCGATGATGGTTCGCTGCAGACGCCGCCGCTCACCGGCACGATCCTGCCGGGCATTACGCGCGATTCGCTGATCACGCTGGCGCGCGGCATGGGCCTGACCGTGCGCGAAGAGCCGTACTCCATCGACCAGTGGCAGGCCGACGCGCAAAGCGGCCGCCTGCGCGAAGCCTTTGCCTGCGGCACCGCAGCGGTTGTCACGCCCATCGGCAAGGTCAAGGGCCACAAGCACAACTTCACCATCGGCGATGGCAAGGCAGGCGAGCTGACGACCAAGCTGAAGGCGGCATTGGTTGATCTGCAGAACGGCCGCGCACCGGACCCGCACGGCTGGCTCGACCGCCTGTTCTAA
- a CDS encoding arylamine N-acetyltransferase family protein — protein MTSQLNLDAYFNRIQWGGSTRPNYDTLAQLVHAHMRHIPFENLDVLLGRGIRIDLESLQNKLVHARRGGYCFEHATLFAAVLEQLGFQPTRHSSRVIIQTPRPEAPRTHMFLTVPLPEGTFVIDPGFGGLAPRVPVPLDGTQANIDGELHWMVRDKDHWILRAQVRSDTPVDAWVTTLEQDYPIDFEMANHYTSTYPTSPFMNRILMRSLTDEGRVTVMNRDATIWRGNTPHRFELEDRRALRGLLAEYFGIDLPEVEGMRVPGVEGWN, from the coding sequence GTGACATCGCAACTCAACCTGGACGCCTACTTCAACCGCATCCAATGGGGCGGCAGCACCCGGCCCAACTACGACACGCTCGCGCAGTTGGTGCACGCGCACATGCGGCACATTCCGTTTGAGAACCTCGACGTGCTGCTCGGGCGCGGCATCCGCATCGACCTGGAAAGCCTGCAGAACAAGCTCGTTCACGCACGCCGCGGTGGCTACTGCTTTGAACACGCCACCTTGTTTGCAGCCGTGCTGGAGCAGCTTGGCTTTCAGCCGACGCGCCACTCGTCGCGTGTGATCATCCAGACGCCGCGTCCTGAGGCGCCCCGCACCCACATGTTTCTGACGGTACCGCTGCCGGAGGGCACCTTCGTCATCGATCCTGGTTTCGGCGGGCTGGCCCCGCGTGTGCCTGTGCCCCTGGACGGCACGCAGGCCAATATCGATGGCGAACTGCACTGGATGGTGCGCGACAAAGACCACTGGATACTCCGCGCCCAGGTGCGCAGCGACACGCCAGTCGACGCCTGGGTCACCACGCTGGAGCAGGACTACCCCATCGATTTCGAAATGGCGAACCACTACACGAGCACGTATCCGACGTCGCCGTTCATGAACCGCATCCTGATGCGCTCGTTGACCGACGAAGGGCGCGTGACGGTGATGAATCGGGATGCCACGATCTGGCGCGGGAATACGCCGCACAGGTTTGAACTGGAAGACCGGCGCGCGTTGCGTGGGCTCTTGGCTGAGTACTTTGGGATTGACTTGCCGGAGGTGGAGGGGATGCGGGTGCCGGGGGTGGAGGGGTGGAATTGA
- a CDS encoding LysR family transcriptional regulator, which yields MLNPVWIQTFATVAAAHSFTEAGRQLDLSQSSVSDHIRRLEQSVNRRLFVRDTHSVSLTPDGEALLVHAKLILESLARAELQFSAPRLQGRVRLGSSEDLAQGPLPNLLAAFRATHPDVELEITMGMTSKLYEGIEDGSLDLIVGKRREGGRRGVPLFRGQLEWLARPGTVVDVSQPLPLILVNEPSVTRSIVLDTLAATGWLWRVVCTSSSHSGCIAAARGGLGITVRAQNLAGGGLVPPVNGDVLPPLPAIEFITLSARRLSKPAETLLQLIRKSDLRAGRTD from the coding sequence ATGCTCAATCCTGTCTGGATTCAAACCTTCGCCACGGTGGCCGCCGCCCATAGCTTTACGGAGGCCGGGCGCCAGCTTGACCTGTCGCAATCGTCGGTCAGCGATCACATCCGCCGGCTGGAGCAAAGCGTGAACCGGCGGCTATTTGTGCGCGACACCCATTCGGTGTCGCTCACGCCCGACGGCGAAGCACTACTCGTTCACGCGAAGTTGATCCTCGAATCCCTGGCGCGCGCCGAGTTGCAGTTCAGTGCGCCCCGGCTGCAGGGCCGTGTGCGCCTTGGCTCTTCGGAAGACCTGGCACAGGGGCCGCTGCCCAATCTGCTGGCCGCATTTCGGGCCACGCACCCGGATGTCGAGCTTGAGATCACGATGGGGATGACGAGCAAGCTGTACGAAGGCATCGAAGACGGCTCGCTGGATCTCATTGTCGGCAAGCGCCGCGAGGGCGGCCGACGCGGTGTCCCGCTATTCCGAGGGCAGCTCGAATGGCTGGCGCGGCCCGGTACCGTGGTCGATGTGAGTCAGCCGCTGCCGCTCATCCTCGTCAACGAGCCGAGCGTGACGCGCTCGATCGTGCTGGACACGCTGGCTGCAACGGGCTGGCTGTGGCGCGTGGTCTGCACCAGCAGCAGTCATTCCGGGTGTATTGCCGCGGCCCGCGGCGGGCTGGGGATTACCGTGCGTGCGCAGAACCTGGCCGGCGGCGGGCTGGTGCCGCCCGTCAATGGCGATGTCTTGCCGCCGCTGCCGGCCATCGAATTCATCACGTTGTCTGCGCGACGGCTGAGCAAGCCTGCGGAGACGCTCTTGCAGCTCATCCGCAAGAGCGACCTGCGCGCCGGGCGGACGGACTGA